A stretch of the Lolium perenne isolate Kyuss_39 chromosome 3, Kyuss_2.0, whole genome shotgun sequence genome encodes the following:
- the LOC127343173 gene encoding uncharacterized protein: MTKKHKIRKSRHLLENKKGVDENVEHILRMIGEENQLAESEADDSGNSFKKSKLSSLVKGFHKDYQYLHKHCKQLISKLENTGHSSSGSDSSSSDSEADRSDNDVPKPKADTANEEDGWEQILVGEHESELQSLEEEIEKLKQKAEEKTKEISDLKKLLDKAITDKEATRVELSSDVANLSSDNEQLKLLVEGAEKEVAESLKRKTVMENEIKILSDEKQIIARERDGLKISIVDLENNREDMGNQLRDTVEKCKSLSSHLEKAQLAEKEVQTLLSEIQESKNENLMLSVECDNLKAKEKNLHTECSELRETLIETKTENDTLIGENNSLESKLQHLTIQIDSLTVEKEDLMNNLSKELGAAQEEKSILESEHSKCLNELEIAKASVKELEKEMESTKLALNDNIAELEKEKHSVALEQNQLEISLKKLENEFEQQLERISVMEKNNENLELVNSSLQNELAAVQRQKNEAVASTVDLESKLQQQNQQVSILREAIEDLRAAKNDMYNEVIVHLEEKNAALAQFDQSEAYLKNLQSEMEEKQNQISVFQQANDELQEKISSLDRQLEDAKTNMQEEIILLQGEKEQTLDNLQKSNASVKRLECELEQQRENNYNIQLANEDLQKGNSNLKKQNEEAMVSFHAEIVAIQDEKNKTLSELQQSVVSIENLRIELDQGREQISILHLANEDMKNSNASLNKQWEESRSSLLEEIVTLRGEKETALSELQESHASTRNLETEVEKQSASISALQQANDDLQNNICALTEQFEKTKVELQKEIKVTQEEKDKVITQLKQSEFSVKNLECEIARLKEDLSIQLENNSTLEKQLEESRTSLRMDILALREEKEKALSELQQSQASVRSFETDLEKQSQTISALQKANEGSQQNNCILTKQLEEVKVELQRKVEVAQEEKDTLLTQLKQSESSIKNLESEMVQLKEDLLVQLENNSSLEKQFEEAILKVSNLHEKLEKVQADAASQIDDMNSNAKDLEKIIDILSSQKTKVEGGLKNMIQACTGNMSVMSKFEDRVEQKITGHEAKLGGLQQSLRGILSAYQRHQHAYDEVCTKVSQLEVLKKNQIEEINILEEKSTEILDKYRHLEEEKLYANKENENLQKQVQEIENQLQLAKQKLKVTEADSKCKEDNYVEEVEKSQAEIRHLEQEAQQFSGRISMLEGTLAQIKESSELMISKLAGQLDNIESHSSKSSVHFITRLSACSEELSVLKNMLHNHLDEQEKLLKENDELSFSLRKKEKVMSEMVRNAAEADQKMVQLEKIIEEKDGELAARVQEKREAIKQLSDTIDYHKNNTDDLVRYIRSHNRPRLPFCL; this comes from the exons ATGACGAAGAAACACAAAATTAGAAAGTCCAGGCATCTACTGGAGAACAAAAAGG GTGTTGATGAGAATGTGGAGCACATTCTACGAATGATCGGAGAAGAGAATCAGCTGGCTGAAAGTGAAGCAGATGATTCTGGAAATTCCTTCAAGAAATCAAAGCTATCTTCCCTTGTAAAGGGTTTCCACAAAGACTATCAATACCTTCACAAGCACTGCAAACAGCTAATCAGTAAGCTAGAAAACACTGGTCACAGTTCCAGTGGTTCAGATTCATCTAGTTCAGACTCGGAAGCAGACAGATCAGATAATGATGTTCCTAAGCCAAAAGCAGACACAGCCAAtgaagaagatggttgggagcaaaTCCTTGTTGGAGAACATGAAAGTGAATTACAGAgtttggaagaagaaattgagaaGCTGAAACAAAAAGCAGAAGAAAAAACGAAGGAAATATCTGATCTGAAGAAGCTATTAGATAAAGCAATAACGGACAAAGAAGCCACTAGAGTAGAATTATCTTCAGATGTTGCAAACTTGTCATCCGATAACGAACAGCTCAAATTATTGGTTGAAGGTGCAGAGAAAGAGGTGGCAGAATCGCTGAAGAGAAAAACAGTCATGGAGAATGAGATCAAAATATTATCCGATGAGAAGCAAATAATTGCAAGAGAAAGAGATGGCCTGAAGATTTCAATTGTAGACCTGGAGAACAACAGGGAAGATATGGGCAACCAACTGCGAGATACAGTGGAGAAATGCAAGTCTTTGTCATCCCACCTTGAGAAGGCCCAGTTAGCTGAGAAAGAAGTGCAGACCTTGTTATCAGAAATCCAAGAATCCAAGAATGAGAACTTGATGCTGTCAGTGGAATGTGATAACCTGAAAGCAAAAGAGAAGAATTTGCATACTGAGTGTTCCGAACTGAGGGAAACTCTTATTGAAACAAAAACTGAAAATGATACCTTGATTGGAGAAAACAATTCACTGGAAAGCAAGCTTCAACATTTAACAATACAGATAGATAGTTTGACAGTGGAGAAAGAGGATCTAATGAACAATCTGAGCAAGGAACTTGGAGCTGCGCAAGAAGAAAAATCAATACTAGAATCAGAACATTCCAAGTGTTTGAATGAGTTGGAGATAGCAAAAGCCAGCGTCAAAGAACTAGAAAAGGAAATGGAGTCAACAAAACTTGCTCTGAATGATAATATTGCAGAGCTAGAGAAAGAGAAGCATTCTGTGGCATTAGAGCAAAATCAGTTAGAAATTTCTCTGAAGAAACTTGAGAATGAGTTCGAACAGCAACTTGAGCGAATTTCCGTTATGGAGAAGAATAACGAGAACCTGGAGTTGGTGAATTCAAGTCTACAAAATGAACTTGCAGCAGTACAGAGACAAAAGAATGAAGCTGTTGCTTCAACTGTTGATCTTGAAAGTAAGTTACAACAACAAAACCAACAAGTTTCAATTCTTCGCGAGGCCATTGAAGATCTCAGAGCAGCGAAGAATGATATGTATAATGAGGTAATAGTTCACCTGGAGGAGAAAAATGCAGCACTTGCTCAGTTCGACCAGTCGGAGGCTTACCTCAAGAATCTTCAGAGTGAAATGGAAGAGAAACAGAACCAAATTTCAGTTTTCCAGCAAGCTAATGATGAACTGCAGGAGAAAATTTCTAGCTTGGATAGGCAGCTAGAAGATGCTAAGACTAATATGCAAGAGGAGATCATTCTGTTACAAGGAGAGAAGGAACAAACCCTTGATAATTTACAAAAATCAAATGCTTCAGTCAAGAGACTTGAATGTGAGTTGGAGCAGCAAAGAGAAAACAACTATAATATACAGCTTGCCAATGAAGATCTGCAGAAGGGAAACTCTAACCTGAAGAAACAAAATGAAGAGGCCATGGTTAGTTTCCATGCTGAAATTGTAGCAATTCAAGACGAGAAGAATAAAACCCTCTCAGAGTTGCAGCAGTCCGTGGTTTCCATTGAGAATCTTAGAATTGAGTTAGATCAAGGTCGAGAACAAATTTCAATCTTGCATCTAGCTAATGAAGACATGAAGAATAGCAATGCTAGCTTGAACAAGCAATGGGAGGAATCAAGGAGCAGCTTGCTTGAGGAGATTGTAACACTACGTGGAGAGAAGGAGACAGCCCTGTCAGAGTTACAGGAGTCCCACGCTTCCACCAGGAACCTTGAGACAGAGGTAGAAAAGCAAAGTGCAAGTATTTCAGCTCTACAGCAAGCTAATGATGACTTACAGAACAACATCTGTGCCCTGACGGAACAATTTGAAAAAACCAAGGTTGAGTTGCAGAAGGAGATTAAAGTGACACAAGAAGAGAAAGATAAGGTAATAACCCAGCTAAAACAGTCAGAGTTTTCTGTTAAGAATCTTGAGTGTGAGATAGCTCGGTTGAAGGAGGATCTTTCAATTCAGCTAGAAAACAATTCCACCTTGGAAAAGCAATTGGAAGAATCAAGGACAAGTCTGCGCATGGATATTCTAGCACTTCGTGAAGAGAAGGAAAAGGCCCTGTCAGAGTTACAGCAATCTCAAGCTTCTGTGAGAAGCTTtgagacagatctagaaaagcaAAGTCAGACCATTTCAGCATTACAGAAAGCTAATGAGGGTTCACAACAGAACAATTGCATCTTGACGAAACAGTTGGAAGAAGTTAAGGTTGAGTTACAGAGGAAGGTTGAGGTAGCACAAGAAGAGAAGGATACATTATTAACACAACTAAAACAGTCAGAGTCTTCTATCAAGAATCTTGAGAGTGAGATGGTGCAGCTGAAGGAGGATCTCTTGGTTCAGCTGGAAAACAATTCCAGCTTGGAAAAACAGTTTGAAGAGGCAATATTAAAAGTTTCAAACTTGCATGAGAAACTCGAGAAGGTTCAGGCTGATGCAGCTAGTCAAATTGATGACATGAATAGTAATGCAAAAGATTTAGAGAAGATAATTGATATATTGTCATCTCAGAAGACCAAGGTGGAGGGGGGTCTGAAAAATATGATTCAAGCATGCACCGGAAACATGTCGGTCATGAGTAAATTTGAAGATAGAGTTGAGCAGAAAATTACAGGTCATGAAGCAAAACTTGGTGGTCTCCAGCAGAGCCTCAGAGGGATACTTAGTGCTTATCAGAGACACCAGCACGCATATGACGAGGTGTGCACAAAGGTGTCCCAGCTTGAAGTACTGAAGAAAAATCAGATTGAAGAGATAAATATACTAGAGGAGAAAAGCACAGAAATTTTGGATAAATATCGGCATTTGGAAGAGGAAAAGCTATATGCAAACAAGGAGAATGAAAATTTACAGAAGCAAGTCCAGGAAATTGAAAACCAGCTCCAACTAGCCAAGCAGAAGCTTAAAGTAACTGAAGCAGACAGCAAATGCAAAGAAGACAACTATGTAGAGGAAGTGGAAAAATCACAGGCAGAGATCAGGCATCTTGAACAGGAAGCACAACAGTTTTCTGGAAGGATCAGCATGCTGGAAGGAACTCTTGCGCAAATAAAAGAAAGCTCCGAGTTAATGATCTCTAAATTGGCTGGTCAATTAGATAATATCGAATCACACTCCAGTAAAAGCTCCGTACACTTCATTACCCGCTTATCTGCGTGCAGTGAAGAGCTCAGTGTCCTAAAGAACATGTTACACAATCATCTTGATGAGCAGGAGAAACTGCTCAAGGAAAATGATGAGTTGTCTTTTAGtttgagaaagaaagaaaaggtGATGTCAGAAATGGTTAGGAATGCTGCTGAAGCAGATCAAAAGATGGTTCAACTTGAGAAGATAATTGAAGAAAAAGATGGCGAGCTAGCAGCTAGAGTGCAGGAGAAAAGAGAAGCCATCAAGCAGCTGAGTGACACAATTGATTACCATAAGAACAACACCGATGATCTGGTTCGCTACATTCGCAGTCACAACCGTCCTCGCCTTCCATTTTGCCTGTAA
- the LOC127343170 gene encoding cell division control protein 48 homolog D-like yields MASTLSSKKAANRLVVEEATTDDNSICNLHPATMEELSIFKGDIVLLKGKRRRTTVCIVVPDEACEEHKLKINKVARSNLRVRIADVVSVHLCPDAKYGRRVSVLPVDDTIEGITGNLFEAYLKPYFVDAYRPVHKGDLFLVRGGMRSVEFKVIEIDPPVDYCIVAADTEIFCDGEPVKREDEERLDDVGYDDVGGMGKQMNQIRELVELPLRHPQVFKCLGVKPPKGILLYGPPGSGKTLIARAVANETGAFFFCINGPEIMSKMAGESESNLRKAFEEAEKNAPSIIFIDEIDSIAPKRDKTHGEVERRIVSQLLTLMDGMKARAHVIVMGATNRPNSIDPALRRFGRFDREIDIGVPDEVGRLEVLRIHTKNMKLSEDVNLEVVAKDTHGYVGADLAALCTEAALQCIREKMDVIDLEDDTIDAEILNSMAVTNDHLKIALVGTNPSALRETVVEVPNVSWSDVGGLDGVKRELQETVQYPVEHPEKFEKFGMSPSKGVLFYGPPGCGKTLLAKAIANECQANFISIKGPELLTMWFGESEANVREIFDKARQSAPCVLFFDELDSIAMQRGGSVGDAGGAADRVLNQLLTEMDGMNAKKTVFIIGATNRPDIIDSALLRPGRLDQLIYIPLPDEASRHQIFKACLRKSPVAKDVDLGALARFTTGFSGADLTEICQRACKYAIREDIEKDIERQRLGKEAMEVDSGQEDEMAEIKATHFEESMKYARRSVSDGDIRKYQSFAQTLQQSRGFGTEFRFPSQPQASVNAFDTAVAADEDDLYN; encoded by the coding sequence ATGGCGAGCACGTTGTCTTCGAAGAAGGCGGCGAACcggctggtggtggaggaggcaaCCACGGACGACAACTCCATCTGCAACCTCCACCCGGCCACCATGGAGGAGCTCTCCATCTTCAAGGGTGACATCGTGCTGCTCAAGGGCAAGCGTCGCCGCACCACTGTCTGCATCGTCGTCCCCGACGAGGCTTGCGAGGAGCACAAGCTCAAGATAAACAAGGTGGCCCGCTCCAACCTCAGGGTGCGCATCGCCGACGTTGTGTCCGTGCACCTGTGCCCCGACGCCAAGTACGGCAGGCGCGTGAGCGTCCTCCCCGTCGACGACACCATCGAGGGCATCACGGGCAACCTGTTCGAGGCCTACCTGAAGCCATACTTTGTCGACGCCTACCGCCCCGTGCACAAGGGTGACCTCTTCCTCGTACGTGGCGGTATGCGGAGCGTCGAGTTCAAGGTCATCGAGATCGACCCTCCGGTCGACTACTGCATTGTGGCGGCGGACACGGAGATCTTCTGCGACGGCGAGCCGGTGAAGAGGGAGGACGAGGAGAGGCTGGACGACGTCGGCTACGACGACGTGGGCGGCATGGGCAAACAGATGAATCAGATCAGGGAGCTAGTTGAGCTGCCGCTTAGGCATCCGCAGGTCTTCAAGTGTCTCGGCGTCAAGCCTCCCAAGGGCATCCTCTTGTACGGCCCTCCTGGCTCCGGCAAGACGTTGATCGCTCGTGCGGTGGCAAACGAGACAGGGGCCTTCTTCTTCTGCATCAATggccccgagatcatgtccaagaTGGCCGGAGAGAGCGAGAGCAACTTGAGGAAGGCGTTTGAGGAGGCCGAGAAGAACGCGCCCTCCATCATCTTCATTGATGAGATTGACTCCATTGCTCCCAAGAGGGACAAGACACACGGTGAGGTCGAGAGGCGTATCGTGTCCCAGCTGCTGACGCTCATGGACGGGATGAAGGCACGAGCGCACGTCATCGTAATGGGCGCCACCAATCGTCCCAACAGCATCGACCCTGCTCTCAGGCGTTTCGGGAGGTTCGACCGTGAGATCGACATTGGCGTGCCGGACGAGGTTGGGCGCCTTGAGGTTCTGCGCATCCACACCAAAAATATGAAGCTCTCGGAGGACGTCAACCTGGAAGTGGTGGCCAAGGACACGCACGGCTACGTTGGCGCCGACTTGGCCGCGCTCTGCACGGAGGCGGCGCTGCAGTGCATTAGGGAGAAGATGGACGTGATCGACCTCGAGGATGACACCATCGATGCCGAGATCTTGAACTCCATGGCCGTCACCAACGACCACCTCAAGATTGCTCTAGTCGGCACCAATCCTTCGGCTCTTCGTGAGACCGTTGTGGAGGTGCCCAACGTCAGCTGGAGCGACGTTGGTGGCCTCGATGGCGTCAAGAGAGAGCTGCAGGAGACCGTCCAGTACCCCGTGGAGCACCCCGAGAAGTTTGAGAAGTTCGGCATGTCACCTTCCAAGGGCGTCCTCTTCTACGGGCCACCAGGCTGCGGCAAGACGCTGCTGGCCAAGGCGATTGCGAACGAGTGCCAAGCCAATTTCATCAGTATCAAGGGTCCCGAGCTGCTCACAATGTGGTTCGGCGAGAGCGAGGCCAACGTGCGGGAGATATTCGACAAGGCGAGGCAGTCGGCACCGTGCGTGCTCTTCTTCGACGAGCTCGACTCGATCGCGATGCAGCGGGGCGGCAGTGTGGGAGACGCCGGCGGTGCGGCGGACAGAGTCCTTAACCAGCTGCTGACTGAGATGGATGGCATGAACGCCAAGAAGACGGTGTTCATCATTGGCGCCACCAACAGGCCGGACATCATTGACTCGGCGCTGCTCCGTCCTGGCCGCCTCGACCAGCTCATCTACATCCCGTTGCCGGACGAGGCCTCGCGGCACCAGATCTTCAAGGCCTGCCTCAGGAAGTCTCCCGTGGCCAAGGACGTCGACCTCGGCGCGCTCGCGAGGTTCACCACGGGCTTCAGCGGCGCTGACTTAACCGAGATTTGCCAGAGGGCATGCAAGTACGCCATCAGAGAAGACATCGAGAAGGACATCGAGAGGCAGAGGCTTGGAAAAGAAGCCATGGAGGTGGACAGCGGGCAGGAAGATGAAATGGCTGAGATCAAGGCGACTCACTTTGAGGAGTCGATGAAGTACGCGAGGAGGAGCGTGAGTGACGGCGACATCAGGAAGTACCAGTCGTTCGCTCAGACGCTGCAGCAGTCCAGGGGCTTCGGCACCGAATTCCGGTTCCCTTCGCAGCCACAAGCTTCTGTCAACGCCTTCGACACCGCCGTGGCAGCTGATGAGGATGATCTCTACAACTGA